The genomic segment gttgtttttttatgaaaatagtttgattttaaatgtaataaccACGGTGTTtacgtttaaatgtgttaaacatGTTTAACTCTCCCAACTAAACTAAATGACAATAAACTGAAGTCACAAGATTTTTCCCATAAGtcacaaaactttattttctagGAAAAATAAATTGGTCCATTTCTCAGCAttggggttgttgttgttgtttcttcaggggtcaggggtcaggggtcggGTTCAGGGTCGGGTGACGACGCTGGGCCTCAGTTGCAGTAATTCTGGAGGTCAAAGATGTTGCAGGGTTTGTGGCAGCACTGCTCCACAATGCCGCGCTTCACCATCATCTCCATCTGGTCCTTGAAGGCGAACTCGGCCGCCTCGTTCTCGCCGCCTGCCACCGCTGAGGCTCCGCCCACCTTTGCGGGAAGGAAACCTGAGGAGACGGAGTGGACGCGGTCAGTCATCGCcgtcacgtttttttttttgcattttaaagacGCGCAGTTGCCGCACTCACCCAGCAGGGGGTCCACGTCTCTCTTGGGGTTGTAGAAGAAGCCTCTGTCCCCGCAGACCAAGTAGAGGGCGTCGACCAGGTGAGAGCCGCACAGGTGCTGAGGGGCGGAGACAGCCTGAGCGCCCGCCGGCCAAGACGCCATCAGTAAGAcgagcagagagacagactggaGCCA from the Solea solea chromosome 4, fSolSol10.1, whole genome shotgun sequence genome contains:
- the ins gene encoding insulin — encoded protein: MAALWLQSVSLLVLLMASWPAGAQAVSAPQHLCGSHLVDALYLVCGDRGFFYNPKRDVDPLLGFLPAKVGGASAVAGGENEAAEFAFKDQMEMMVKRGIVEQCCHKPCNIFDLQNYCN